TATGGGCGAGCGATAGTAGTCAATTCAGACATGCTCATACCCCCTGCTTAAAGCTCAGCGACAAGTTTTTCAACGATGTCACTGTGTGTGGCTTGATTGATTTCACGCTCTAAAATCTTCTCAGCACCTGCGATAGAAAGTGCAGCGACTTGTGAACGCAGCTCTTCTTTCACACGGTTGCGCTCAGACTCAATTTCAGAGTGTCCCTGAGCAATGATTTTTTCACGCTCTTGCTGACCACGAGTTGTCTCTTCGTCAACAATTAGCGCAGCACGCTTCTTAGCTTGTTCGATGATTTCAGCCGCTTGTGCTTTCGCTTCTTTCAGCTGTTCAGCGCCTTGTGCACGTACGCGCTCAAGTTCTTTTTCAGCTTCATCAGATGCTGCTAAACCATCTTCAATTTTCTTTTGGCGAGCTTCAATCGCACCATTTAGTGGTGGCCATACGAACTTCATACAGAACCATACGAAGACC
This genomic interval from Pseudoalteromonas galatheae contains the following:
- the atpF gene encoding F0F1 ATP synthase subunit B, with amino-acid sequence MNLNATLIGELIAFVVFVWFCMKFVWPPLNGAIEARQKKIEDGLAASDEAEKELERVRAQGAEQLKEAKAQAAEIIEQAKKRAALIVDEETTRGQQEREKIIAQGHSEIESERNRVKEELRSQVAALSIAGAEKILEREINQATHSDIVEKLVAEL